In Nicotiana tabacum cultivar K326 chromosome 17, ASM71507v2, whole genome shotgun sequence, one DNA window encodes the following:
- the LOC107784185 gene encoding uncharacterized protein LOC107784185 gives MGLSTKLVSFDDHGLDNLSQNSLPEPPSIRRQPTPKPEPLKCPRCGSINTKFCYYNNYNKSQPRHYCKGCKRHWTEGGTLRNVPLGGGRKNKRLRPTDPVDHINRMERVTLEMDNQRCPLISKTVPSSTIRGNITTLDEEKKESDIFYQTLKFPSTSLQFDHTISNFSKRPFNGNYKDIFAGLKLDGNTHFSFSFDTVPCSLSTQTSNVCNEYMGKFDSTVEESTITTVMPITSNSDLLSQPWPIPETSNVTENMPSYNWNWNEIDTLSTADLNITWDDLEIKP, from the coding sequence ATGGGGTTGAGTACTAAGTTAGTTTCTTTTGATGATCATGGGCTTGATAATTTGAGCCAGAATTCTCTGCCAGAACCACCGTCGATAAGGCGGCAGCCGACACCGAAACCGGAGCCATTGAAGTGTCCGAGGTGTGGTTCAATCAATACCAAGTTTTGTTACTACAACAATTACAACAAATCACAGCCTCGCCATTATTGTAAAGGTTGTAAAAGACATTGGACTGAAGGTGGCACTCTTCGTAACGTTCCCTTAGGCGGTGGCCGAAAAAACAAGCGGTTGAGGCCGACTGACCCCGTTGATCATATAAATAGGATGGAACGTGTCACATTAGAGATGGACAATCAGAGGTGTCCTTTAATTAGCAAGACCGTGCCATCTTCTACCATAAGGGGAAATATTACTACTTTGGATGAAGAGAAAAAGGAATCTGATATTTTCTATCAGACACTAAAGTTTCCTTCAACATCACTACAATTTGATCATACAATTAGCAATTTTTCCAAGAGACCTTTCAATGGAAATTACAAGGACATATTTGCAGGTCTGAAGTTAGATGGAAATacacatttttctttctcttttgatACTGTTCCATGTTCTCTTAGTACTCAAACTTCAAATGTTTGCAATGAATACATGGGAAAATTTGATAGTACAGTGGAGGAGTCAACCATAACCACAGTCATGCCAATTACAAGCAACAGTGATCTCCTTTCTCAGCCATGGCCAATTCCAGAAACAAGCAATGTTACTGAAAATATGCCAAGTTATAATTGGAATTGGAACGAAATCGACACGTTAAGTACAGCTGATCTCAATATAACATGGGATGATTTAGAGATCAAACCATAA